In a single window of the Luteibacter rhizovicinus DSM 16549 genome:
- a CDS encoding MlaC/ttg2D family ABC transporter substrate-binding protein, translated as MLRQLSLAIALAVGGVIAAPAFAQAPAPAAVAQGATPQQIVQTISDDLAKAIEGHQAELKNDHEKLIAVIDDTFLPHFDIDYASILVLGQNASKASPEQRQRFAKAFYNSITHRYAEGLLNYTRGRVKVLPFTDDLNNKRTVVRTQVMLDDGKSVSVDYAFRKSSSGDWKAYDVIIEGISYITNYRNQVDAEIKKEGLDKLTADLESKGGAAIDDIQKDTGGAKGGAQK; from the coding sequence ATGTTGCGTCAGCTTTCCCTTGCCATCGCCCTCGCCGTCGGTGGCGTCATCGCCGCTCCCGCGTTCGCCCAGGCGCCCGCGCCGGCGGCCGTCGCCCAGGGTGCCACCCCCCAGCAGATCGTGCAGACGATTTCGGATGACCTGGCCAAGGCCATCGAAGGCCACCAGGCCGAGCTCAAGAACGATCACGAAAAGCTGATCGCGGTGATCGACGACACCTTCCTGCCGCACTTCGATATCGACTACGCGTCGATCCTGGTGCTCGGCCAGAACGCCAGCAAGGCCTCGCCGGAGCAGCGTCAGCGCTTCGCCAAGGCGTTCTACAACTCGATCACGCACCGGTATGCCGAGGGCCTGCTCAACTACACCCGCGGCCGCGTGAAGGTCCTGCCGTTCACCGACGACCTCAACAACAAGCGCACCGTGGTGCGTACGCAGGTCATGCTCGACGACGGCAAGTCGGTCTCGGTCGACTATGCGTTCCGCAAGAGCTCCAGCGGCGACTGGAAGGCATATGACGTGATCATCGAGGGCATCTCGTACATCACCAACTACCGCAACCAGGTCGACGCCGAGATCAAGAAGGAAGGCCTCGACAAGCTGACCGCCGATCTCGAATCGAAGGGCGGCGCGGCTATCGACGATATCCAGAAGGATACCGGTGGTGCCAAGGGCGGCGCGCAGAAGTGA
- a CDS encoding STAS domain-containing protein: protein MSSSSFSLTTTVPGSLALSGDLTFATAAQALESARAELDRSGQTTLDLGGVTHADSAGLATLLALLAHARTRGKTLAVTHTPEGLQALARVSGVENLL from the coding sequence GTGAGTTCGTCGTCGTTCTCGCTGACGACCACGGTGCCGGGCAGCCTCGCGCTGTCCGGTGACCTGACGTTCGCCACGGCGGCGCAAGCTCTGGAATCTGCCCGTGCTGAACTGGATCGCAGTGGCCAGACCACGCTCGATCTGGGCGGCGTGACCCATGCGGATAGCGCCGGCCTCGCCACGCTGCTGGCGTTGCTGGCCCACGCCCGCACCCGGGGCAAGACGCTTGCCGTCACGCACACGCCCGAAGGCCTTCAGGCCCTTGCTCGCGTTTCCGGTGTAGAAAACCTGCTGTAA
- a CDS encoding MlaA family lipoprotein — protein MHPNLISRIARPALAAFATALLAACHIAPPRTDDPNEHFNRNMYAFNDKLDKAVIRPVAVGYRKVTTPAVRTAVSDFYTNIRLPITVANDLLQARPKQALQSTSRFVVNLTIGFLGFKDPASLLGIPLEDNDFGVTLARWGVPEGDYLVLPLVGPTTVRDVWRLPVDSYFFDPLSYYSRNHSYKYGQEYIPSALYLVTLRSRGIDAESFLASAYDPYVFMRDAYRQQRLYQIYDGNPPAEVIEQMQGLNDNQGFDPDKLLDEQHTWERQNGEKPE, from the coding sequence ATGCACCCCAACCTGATTTCCCGGATCGCCAGGCCTGCGCTGGCCGCGTTCGCCACCGCCCTGCTTGCCGCGTGCCATATCGCACCGCCGCGCACGGACGACCCGAACGAACATTTCAACCGGAACATGTACGCTTTCAACGACAAGCTCGACAAGGCGGTCATCCGCCCCGTCGCTGTCGGCTACCGGAAAGTGACCACCCCGGCGGTGCGCACGGCGGTGAGCGACTTCTATACCAATATCCGACTGCCGATCACGGTGGCCAACGACCTGCTCCAGGCCCGTCCGAAGCAGGCCCTGCAGTCGACCAGCCGCTTCGTCGTGAACCTGACGATCGGTTTCCTCGGCTTCAAGGATCCGGCCAGCCTCCTCGGCATTCCGCTGGAAGACAACGACTTCGGTGTGACCCTGGCTCGCTGGGGCGTCCCCGAGGGTGACTACCTCGTGCTGCCGCTGGTCGGTCCGACCACGGTCCGCGATGTCTGGCGCCTGCCGGTCGACAGCTACTTCTTCGATCCGCTCAGCTACTACTCGCGCAACCACAGCTACAAGTATGGCCAGGAGTACATCCCGTCGGCCCTCTACCTGGTGACCCTGCGCTCGCGCGGCATCGACGCGGAGAGCTTCCTCGCCTCGGCCTACGATCCGTACGTGTTCATGCGTGACGCCTACCGCCAGCAGCGCCTGTACCAGATCTACGACGGCAACCCGCCGGCCGAGGTCATCGAGCAGATGCAGGGCCTGAACGATAACCAGGGCTTCGATCCCGACAAGTTGCTCGACGAGCAGCACACCTGGGAACGCCAGAACGGCGAAAAGCCCGAGTAA
- the rpoZ gene encoding DNA-directed RNA polymerase subunit omega, protein MARITVEDCLEVVDNRFELVLMATKRARQLSKGAEPTIDPANDKPTVLALREIADRRVNDEMIDEIDRAARERAEREALEWAATEVDDDLSKGGDD, encoded by the coding sequence ATGGCCCGTATTACCGTCGAAGACTGCCTAGAGGTAGTCGACAACCGCTTTGAGCTGGTGCTCATGGCGACCAAGCGTGCCCGTCAGCTCTCCAAGGGCGCCGAGCCGACCATCGATCCCGCCAACGACAAGCCGACCGTGCTGGCCCTGCGCGAGATCGCCGACCGTCGCGTCAACGACGAGATGATCGACGAAATCGACCGTGCCGCCCGCGAGCGTGCCGAGCGTGAAGCCCTCGAGTGGGCCGCCACGGAAGTGGACGACGACCTCTCGAAGGGTGGGGATGACTGA